GTTTCTTCGGACATAGGCTCCAAACGGGTTTGCCCTGCCTGGTCGGAAATCAGTCGTGTTCGCTTCATACGCTTTTGCGACTCGTGCATCGCGTCGAAATTAGGTAACGACGACCAGTCCATGTAGTTCCCGATCACATAGAACCGTTGTTGCGCGCGCGTGGCCGCTACGTTGAGCAGATTTGGCTTACTCGCGGCCCAGCGCCGGCTGCCATTACCGGCTTCGCCTGGCGATGAGCCTAGCACGAAGAACACAATGGAGGCCTCCTTGCCCTGAAACGTATGCACGGTGCCGGCGTCAATTTTCACTTTCAATTTCTTCAACCGGGATTCCAGGTTGCCACTGGAAATGAGCTTTTTGCTTGCTTTGGCAACGCTGCGAAATGGAGAAATAATGTAAACGGATGCTGCCTGACTGTCGCCGCTCTTGCTAATGACCTGAGGCCATTTGCTCAGGAAGTGGACCAGGATTTTTTCCAGTGCTTTCATCTCCTCCGCCACCACCTTGTCATTCGCTGGCCCCTGAACGTCGATCCAGCAGCTCTCGAAGAGGTCTGGGTCAATCCCTTTACTCCCCGTAGCCTGGACCATCTGGTTGTCGTAGGCGATCAGGTTCGCGATGTCAAACATCGGACTCATGCATCGTCGATGCGTACGAAGCGGCATTCCAGTCCAGGTGTCGCCGACCTTCGCGCCGAGCCGCATCGTCCGGTCGGACAGCGTTTGCACCGAATGTAGAGACGGGGACCAGTGGTCAACGGTGGCATCGTCCAGTTGATTGCTGCGACCAAGCCGCTCCACAAGAGCCTTGGGCACAGTCATGACCGGCTCGATCTGCAGCGGGTCCCCCACCACTACCGCACGGCGTGTCCTCCACAGGGCACCAGCTACGGACGCAGGCGTCGCTTGTCCCGCCTCGTCTATCAGCAGCCATCCAAGGCTGCCCGCTTCCAAGCCCCGGAAGAGCCTGCCGAAAGAGGCAAGAGTGGTTGAGATTACTGGGACGACAAAAAAAAGTGATCGCCAGATGGTCAAAAGATCCTCTTGCGTTCGGACGCTCGATTGCCCGGTCAGTACACCCCGAACAGAAAGAAAGGTCCTGAACCACGTGGCAGCGTTGACCATCAGCGCTGCTTCATGCAGATGCAGCGCTGCAAGGAATAGTTCCGAACGCGCATGATCTAATTCACGGGAGACCCACAGGCTGCTGATGTGCTGCACAGACACTGGCTGAGCAAGAAAATCCGGATCCGGCAATAGCGGTTCACGCTTATGGGGAACTGATGAGGTTGAACGCGTCGAGTGATCTCCGCTGTGCAGGACATGCAATCGATCCCGCAACATAGCTTCCCGGGCATCCAGGCTCTCCAAGTTGCGAGTCAACGCCTGAATGCGTTGACTCTTATCAGCCATGTGCGTGCCGTATTCCTTTTTCGCGGCATCGGAAGCCATCGCACGTTGGGCTAGTCGTTGCTGAATCCCATGCCGTTCGTTTTCGATAGTCTGCAGATCCTGCTGGGCAGCGTCGAGCGAATTCCGTGCATCACGCACCAAGGTTTGCCAGTCTGCATACCCCTTCGTTTTCACGCCCAGCATTTTGTTAAGCATGCGGGCCATCCAACCGGGATCTTCATCTGTTCGCACATCGTGGAGCTTTTCGCGCAAGCGCTCACACCGGGAGACGTGCTCACTATGTCGGACCGCCATAGCTTGTAGCTCCGCTTGGTCCGCCGCATCATCGAAGGCTCTCGTGGCAAGACGAGCAGATTCAGCACCCTGTAACGCGATGTGTTCGCGCTGCTGACTGGCCAGTTGATCCTGCAGCAACCGCCGCTTGGCCGGAAGTGCTGGCAGTTCGTCCAGTGCTTCGCGAATGGCAAGAAGGTCATTTTTCATGACTTCGACGGCAGCGAGGCGCTGATCGAATATTCGTTTGGACTCGTTCCATCGATCACGCCAGGAAACTGACCGGGCAGTTGGAGATCCAGACTCGGAAGCCTTGCTGAGACCAGCCGACGAGCCG
The Paraburkholderia caballeronis genome window above contains:
- a CDS encoding DEAD/DEAH box helicase, which encodes MIDVLRFWRDVEIFNIPDAPKNKGVDDTSPSDDDVDEDTDDAKPAFDPVEHPDESVIQRFPTSANHATRHGRQYPSPLPWEQDRFRVPPPPEGQKPEQGRLMTYAHAVYLGVGEKHRFVESILSILKLEFEEHELVQPISGNGWMAAFIVGGSGAPLSKTYTAASFTVGVELLRTARSLDETSDELASRSVRFDQRMEERETKTALAWDDLLDEWTHVHELFAGKPLSTDSMEGPGALIVIESIPIFQRKDGTLYPSPEQAATFLNSFYLDDLTTLTHGDPSTFSPPLAQYLGPETLTEERTDLLADPGALARCVSPDLLPAGRWPAPPHEHLALAQQAAVYQIRHCIGQEAGDRSYGLMAVNGPPGTGKTTLLKDVIADVIVERAKRLSSLKDPEDLFGARTLQVSSRDKTYDLPAINDKIVAGTEIVVASSNNAAVQNISFELPFSCDYSTFSDAAYLPAVAANVAKAFELDGTPWGLLSGAMGSKSNREKLLNAVFGYEPAYKLDDPKTHPDPDEPTSLKPWLDLAKSNRAAASAGWAGSSAGLSKASESGSPTARSVSWRDRWNESKRIFDQRLAAVEVMKNDLLAIREALDELPALPAKRRLLQDQLASQQREHIALQGAESARLATRAFDDAADQAELQAMAVRHSEHVSRCERLREKLHDVRTDEDPGWMARMLNKMLGVKTKGYADWQTLVRDARNSLDAAQQDLQTIENERHGIQQRLAQRAMASDAAKKEYGTHMADKSQRIQALTRNLESLDAREAMLRDRLHVLHSGDHSTRSTSSVPHKREPLLPDPDFLAQPVSVQHISSLWVSRELDHARSELFLAALHLHEAALMVNAATWFRTFLSVRGVLTGQSSVRTQEDLLTIWRSLFFVVPVISTTLASFGRLFRGLEAGSLGWLLIDEAGQATPASVAGALWRTRRAVVVGDPLQIEPVMTVPKALVERLGRSNQLDDATVDHWSPSLHSVQTLSDRTMRLGAKVGDTWTGMPLRTHRRCMSPMFDIANLIAYDNQMVQATGSKGIDPDLFESCWIDVQGPANDKVVAEEMKALEKILVHFLSKWPQVISKSGDSQAASVYIISPFRSVAKASKKLISSGNLESRLKKLKVKIDAGTVHTFQGKEASIVFFVLGSSPGEAGNGSRRWAASKPNLLNVAATRAQQRFYVIGNYMDWSSLPNFDAMHESQKRMKRTRLISDQAGQTRLEPMSEETTLAK